From the genome of Falco peregrinus isolate bFalPer1 chromosome W, bFalPer1.pri, whole genome shotgun sequence, one region includes:
- the LOC129783188 gene encoding uncharacterized protein LOC129783188 produces the protein MSPNGQFVWPSMCNAAWQKTVIENLNRPYHLPLQELDLLGSITPVKNVNVTATGMPECEDTVPPLQPVNGTGVIWFGEPWRFWLARQGEWEFDTKFQNLIGLPNWGELKAGGLHVNVSGGYQVPPGVFLICGDRAWPGIPLNPVGGPCYLGCLTLFAPRMKDLLKMTPQFHRSRRALRTFAETCNDRVDLQSVTTNVLASIFMPGAMAALNAKNIRRLACWGEKQFNLTSQILSSLSLDVDSVRHATLQNRAAVDFLLLAHGHGCEDFEGMCCVNLSNHSISIHKKLSQLQGNMKGNNLLDDNPFDEWLRGLGITGWLKTLLMEGIRFVIIIIVMLLFLAVYFLV, from the exons atgagtccGAATGGGCAAtttgtttggccttctatgtgtaatgcagcgtggcagaaaACGGTTATTGAGAATTTGAATCGACCATATCATTTGCCattgcaggagttagacctattAGGTAGCATTACGCCCGTTAAAAACGTTAACGTGACTGCAACGGGAATGCCAGAATGCGAGGACACGGTACCACCACTTCAACCTGTaaatggcactggagtaatttggtttggtgaacCGTGGCGATTTTGGCTAGCACGACAAGGTGAATGGGAGTTTGATACTAAGTTTCAAAATTTAATTGGTTTACCTAATTGGGGTGAACTGAAAGCTGGAGGCTTACATGTAAATGTATCAGGGGGCTATCAGGTGCCACCGGgagtctttttgatatgtggAGATAGAGCAtggccagggattcctttgaatcctgtcggtggaccatgttatttagggtGTTTAACTTTGTTTGCTCCTCGTATGAAAGACTTACTGAAAATGACTCCACAATTTCATAGATCACGGagggcactgcgcacctttgctgaaacatgtaatgaccgaGTCGATCTACAGTCTGTAACAACAAATGTCttagcctccatatttatgccagGGGCAATGGCTGCATTAAACGCTAAGAATATACGAAGGTTAGCGTGTTGGGGAGAGAAGCAATTTAATCTTACgtcacagattttaagttcgttATCGCTTGAcgtagatagtgttaggcatgctacgttacaaaatagagctgcagtagattttttgttattagcacatggacatggttgtgaggattttgaagggatgtgttgtgtgAACCTTTCCAATCATTCCATATCTAtccacaagaagttgtcacaactgcagggaaacatgaaggGAAATAATCTTCTTGATGATAATCCttttgatgaatggttgagaggactggggataacaggttggttaaagacgttattgatggaaggaatacgctttgttataatcattattgtaatgctttta tttttagctgtttattttcttgtttga